Proteins from a genomic interval of Candidatus Rokuibacteriota bacterium:
- a CDS encoding TAXI family TRAP transporter solute-binding subunit, which produces MIARWLSLVVPFTATLLLAASPLEAQPPKSVTLGTNPPGTIFYTVAGGLAKAVSQAAPFQMALQPYAGTSTFLPLLNSGEMEFGVVNAVDMALTYRGPNFKIGGRNPFPHSPNVRLVMRGSPLLVGLLVRKDSPIKTVYDVKGKRLTGEYPAHLAVWYNMFGHLASAGMTWDDVKVVPVPAVNDGVDALVQGRADVTEHAVNSAKIKEADAAVGIRHIPIDCSPAGEVRLRKAVPGYYPRIIKAGKATAVVEDTCFIAYDIYLAAGKNVPDAVVEATVKAIWENVDKLPPLHPIFREWTRERAVTADITIPYHPGAIRFYKELGVWKPELDQVQQKLLSLNP; this is translated from the coding sequence ATGATCGCGCGCTGGCTCTCGCTGGTGGTCCCGTTCACCGCCACGCTTCTCCTTGCCGCAAGCCCCCTCGAAGCGCAGCCGCCCAAATCGGTCACCCTCGGGACCAACCCGCCGGGCACGATCTTCTACACGGTGGCCGGCGGATTGGCGAAGGCCGTCAGCCAGGCAGCTCCGTTTCAAATGGCGCTCCAGCCCTACGCGGGGACGAGCACATTCCTCCCGCTCCTCAACAGCGGCGAGATGGAGTTCGGCGTCGTCAACGCCGTGGACATGGCCCTCACGTACCGCGGGCCCAACTTCAAGATCGGGGGCCGGAACCCCTTCCCCCACAGCCCGAACGTCAGGCTGGTGATGCGGGGCTCCCCGCTTCTGGTTGGTTTGCTCGTGCGCAAGGACTCCCCCATCAAGACCGTCTACGACGTCAAGGGCAAGCGGCTGACCGGCGAGTATCCGGCCCACCTGGCGGTCTGGTACAACATGTTCGGCCACCTGGCCAGCGCCGGGATGACGTGGGACGACGTCAAGGTGGTCCCGGTACCGGCCGTCAACGATGGCGTGGACGCGCTGGTCCAGGGGCGGGCCGACGTCACCGAGCACGCGGTGAACTCGGCCAAGATCAAGGAGGCGGATGCCGCCGTCGGGATCCGTCACATCCCCATCGACTGCTCGCCGGCAGGCGAGGTGCGCCTCCGCAAGGCCGTGCCCGGCTACTATCCCCGGATCATCAAGGCCGGCAAGGCGACCGCAGTCGTCGAGGACACCTGTTTCATCGCCTACGACATCTATCTCGCCGCCGGCAAGAACGTTCCCGACGCGGTGGTCGAGGCGACGGTGAAGGCGATCTGGGAGAACGTGGACAAGCTCCCGCCGCTTCATCCGATCTTCAGGGAGTGGACCCGGGAGCGCGCCGTGACCGCCGATATCACGATCCCTTACCATCCCGGCGCGATCCGCTTCTACAAGGAGCTCGGCGTCTGGAAACCCGAGCTGGATCAGGTCCAGCAGAAGCTCCTCTCGCTGAATCCGTAG